The following are encoded in a window of Microbacterium sp. LWO13-1.2 genomic DNA:
- a CDS encoding MFS transporter, whose product MTITAPVPTAPASRAERIRYGGLIVVMLMSFLLVTAEFLPNGMLTEMAEALGVTPGQAGQTVTVTALVGFIVAPTVGLMFPRLDRRSLLVWMALAAAVSNLIVAIAPSLLIVLLARFLLGAAISAFWSMSITVAVRIAGPERLGRAVMFTSAGASLATVAGVPLGVMLSELADWRVVFAVAGVATGLLAIGLRTLLPSVPAAQASSIRLLVDTVRRPGVGLGLIGHVLVVLGHFLAYTYVRLALERIPDVDASTIVVLLALFGAGGLVGNIIIGIVIDRSFEFFAVLAPVVIAVAVAAMILLSGTVVGLGIVVTVWGFFFASWLIVVNTWVGHRMPDRLEAGGSLVVVGFQGAIMVAAGVGGLLVDTLGVELVYIAGAAALMVGAVLFGLSNRIRA is encoded by the coding sequence ATGACGATCACCGCTCCTGTTCCCACCGCCCCCGCCTCCCGTGCGGAGAGAATCCGCTACGGCGGGCTCATCGTCGTCATGCTGATGAGCTTCCTGCTGGTGACCGCCGAGTTCCTCCCCAACGGCATGCTCACCGAGATGGCGGAAGCCCTCGGCGTCACGCCAGGACAGGCGGGCCAGACGGTGACGGTCACCGCGCTCGTCGGCTTCATCGTCGCGCCGACGGTCGGACTGATGTTCCCGCGGCTGGATCGCCGTTCGCTGCTCGTCTGGATGGCGCTCGCCGCGGCTGTCTCCAACCTCATCGTCGCCATCGCGCCGAGCCTGCTGATCGTGCTGCTCGCACGATTCCTGCTGGGTGCGGCGATCAGCGCCTTCTGGTCGATGTCGATCACGGTCGCGGTCCGGATCGCCGGTCCCGAGCGCCTCGGCCGAGCGGTCATGTTCACCTCGGCCGGTGCGTCACTGGCAACCGTCGCCGGCGTCCCGCTCGGTGTGATGCTGTCAGAGCTCGCCGACTGGCGCGTGGTCTTCGCGGTTGCCGGCGTCGCGACCGGGCTGCTGGCCATCGGCCTGCGCACGCTTCTGCCCTCGGTCCCCGCCGCTCAGGCGTCCAGCATCCGCCTGCTCGTCGACACCGTCCGCCGGCCGGGCGTCGGTCTCGGCCTCATCGGCCACGTCCTCGTCGTGCTCGGCCACTTCCTCGCCTACACCTACGTGCGCCTCGCGCTGGAGCGCATTCCCGACGTCGATGCCTCCACGATCGTGGTGCTGCTGGCGCTCTTCGGCGCCGGCGGACTCGTGGGCAACATCATCATCGGCATCGTGATCGACCGTTCCTTCGAGTTCTTCGCGGTGCTCGCGCCGGTGGTCATCGCGGTGGCCGTCGCAGCGATGATCCTGCTCTCCGGAACGGTGGTCGGGCTCGGGATCGTCGTGACCGTCTGGGGCTTCTTCTTCGCCTCGTGGCTCATCGTCGTGAACACCTGGGTGGGACACCGGATGCCGGACCGACTCGAGGCCGGAGGCAGCCTCGTGGTGGTCGGCTTCCAGGGAGCGATCATGGTCGCGGCCGGCGTCGGCGGGCTGCTCGTCGACACCCTCGGCGTGGAGCTCGTGTACATCGCCGGTGCGGCGGCGCTCATGGTCGGTGCGGTGCTGTTCGGGCTGTCGAACCGGATCCGGGCCTGA
- a CDS encoding AraC family transcriptional regulator translates to MATVDSDALSQVLGSVDLRVGVARRVSLSAGSLLPLAPGAATLIYVAAGSVHGHPPLSTGCHLDVDRASQHVAVDLRGDREHLVAGDAFLTLGERPFALEADADAALMIVDLELSDAMAQLGSVLPQNITVTGFDALEPAAAALAENMGQVDAGACPVRQGDPVICRMMATTVLLSVIRAWAENGCAPEGWPSLSKDPFLDRVVDAIHDEPGRDWTVERLASVGAMSRSVFAERFRSAFGRSPADYVTEVRVDAAKRMLDAGHPVSTISRDLGYASDEGFSRAFRRRTGLTPSAWRMANRTAVPA, encoded by the coding sequence ATGGCGACAGTCGACTCGGATGCCCTCTCCCAGGTGCTCGGCTCCGTCGACCTCCGCGTCGGCGTGGCTCGTCGCGTGAGCCTGTCCGCCGGCTCGCTCCTGCCGCTTGCGCCCGGGGCGGCCACCCTGATCTATGTCGCGGCCGGCAGCGTGCACGGGCATCCGCCCCTGAGCACCGGGTGCCATCTCGATGTCGACCGCGCATCGCAGCACGTCGCCGTCGACCTGCGGGGCGACCGCGAGCATCTCGTCGCCGGTGACGCGTTCCTGACCCTGGGCGAACGGCCCTTCGCACTGGAAGCCGACGCCGATGCGGCCCTGATGATCGTCGACCTCGAGCTCTCGGACGCTATGGCGCAGTTGGGCTCCGTGCTGCCCCAGAACATCACCGTGACCGGGTTCGATGCTCTCGAGCCCGCCGCTGCGGCCCTCGCCGAGAACATGGGCCAGGTCGATGCCGGCGCGTGCCCGGTGCGCCAAGGCGACCCCGTCATCTGCCGGATGATGGCGACGACCGTGCTGCTCTCGGTGATCCGCGCGTGGGCCGAGAACGGATGCGCCCCCGAGGGCTGGCCCTCCCTGTCAAAGGATCCGTTCCTCGACCGCGTCGTCGACGCGATTCACGACGAACCGGGTCGGGACTGGACCGTCGAACGCCTCGCGAGCGTCGGAGCCATGTCTCGGTCGGTGTTCGCCGAGCGCTTCCGCAGCGCCTTCGGTCGCTCCCCGGCGGACTACGTCACCGAGGTGCGCGTCGACGCTGCGAAGCGGATGCTCGACGCCGGCCACCCCGTCTCGACGATCTCGCGCGACCTCGGTTACGCCTCGGACGAGGGCTTCAGCCGCGCCTTCCGCCGTCGCACCGGGCTGACGCCCTCCGCCTGGCGGATGGCCAACCGCACCGCCGTTCCGGCGTAG
- a CDS encoding DUF3817 domain-containing protein, with protein MFRTPDRLFRVLAIAEAITWTILISAIIARALGAPGVVVTIGGGIHGFVFLAYAATAVLVAINQRWKLSVAVLAVASAIVPYATIPVEMWLHRTGRLRGAWRLEETDDSRDRRWFDRLMRWFLRRPWMLAALLVVGIVALYVILLLVGPPGGK; from the coding sequence GTGTTCCGTACGCCCGACCGTCTGTTCCGTGTTCTTGCGATCGCGGAGGCGATCACCTGGACGATCTTGATCTCGGCGATCATCGCCCGCGCGCTCGGCGCCCCCGGTGTCGTGGTCACGATCGGCGGCGGCATCCACGGTTTCGTCTTCCTCGCTTACGCCGCGACGGCAGTCCTCGTCGCCATCAACCAGCGCTGGAAACTGAGCGTCGCCGTGCTCGCCGTCGCGAGTGCGATCGTGCCCTACGCGACGATCCCCGTCGAGATGTGGCTGCACCGCACCGGGCGTCTGCGCGGCGCATGGCGCCTGGAGGAGACCGACGATTCGCGCGACCGCCGCTGGTTCGACCGGCTGATGCGCTGGTTCCTGCGCCGCCCGTGGATGCTCGCGGCTCTCCTCGTCGTCGGGATCGTCGCGCTCTACGTCATCCTGCTGCTGGTCGGTCCGCCCGGCGGGAAATGA